A portion of the Intestinibacillus sp. Marseille-P6563 genome contains these proteins:
- the dcm gene encoding DNA (cytosine-5-)-methyltransferase — MFAGIGGFRAGLTRAGGFQCVGHCEIDKYAEASYRAIHDIRKEERYYPDARAIDPNDLPDFDLLCGGFPCQAFSLAGRRKGFDDARGTLFFEIARLAETRRPSYLLLENVPGLLNHDGGRTFAAILSALSDLGYHVEWAVLNSKHFGVPQSRRRVFLICYLDPRCAGKILPVFGNGAKALIQLIGGAQGHRVYDPEGVACTQTAGGGGLGVKTGLYLLPPDAPFVDLCAGHPKRTRQSRCITARYGQTTLSNHKAERSGALLIKEATRKGYQEAAPGDSVDLGYPGSATRAGRVGVGVAHDAASVQGIVERGGRIRRLMPRECLRLQGFDDEQIDKILAINSDAQAYKQAGNSVTVTVIEAIGRRIRAVDEALRKEAAA; from the coding sequence ATGTTCGCCGGGATCGGCGGCTTTCGGGCGGGGCTGACCCGCGCCGGCGGCTTCCAGTGCGTCGGACACTGCGAGATCGACAAATATGCCGAAGCCAGTTACCGCGCGATCCACGACATCAGGAAGGAGGAGCGATACTATCCAGACGCCCGAGCCATTGACCCCAACGACCTGCCCGACTTCGACCTTTTGTGTGGGGGATTCCCCTGCCAGGCGTTTTCTCTCGCTGGCCGCAGAAAAGGATTTGACGATGCAAGAGGTACTCTCTTCTTTGAAATTGCCCGCCTGGCTGAAACCAGACGGCCTTCGTATCTTCTGCTCGAGAACGTGCCAGGACTGCTTAACCATGACGGCGGCCGGACGTTTGCGGCCATCCTCTCCGCGCTTTCTGACCTGGGGTACCATGTCGAATGGGCTGTGCTTAACAGCAAACATTTTGGAGTCCCGCAGTCAAGGAGGAGGGTGTTCCTTATCTGCTATCTTGATCCCCGATGCGCTGGAAAAATATTACCTGTCTTCGGAAATGGTGCAAAAGCTCTTATACAACTCATCGGCGGGGCGCAAGGACACCGGGTCTATGACCCAGAAGGAGTAGCCTGTACCCAGACAGCCGGTGGTGGCGGCCTCGGTGTGAAAACCGGGTTATACCTGCTGCCGCCGGACGCGCCCTTTGTGGATCTGTGTGCGGGGCATCCGAAACGGACGCGGCAATCCCGATGCATCACTGCCCGCTATGGGCAGACGACGCTGTCCAATCATAAGGCGGAACGCTCCGGGGCGCTGCTGATCAAGGAAGCCACCCGAAAAGGCTATCAGGAGGCGGCGCCTGGCGACAGCGTGGACTTGGGCTATCCGGGCAGCGCCACACGCGCCGGTCGGGTCGGGGTCGGTGTCGCCCATGACGCCGCCAGTGTGCAGGGCATTGTGGAGCGCGGCGGACGCATCCGCCGCCTGATGCCCAGGGAGTGCCTGCGCCTGCAGGGCTTTGACGATGAGCAAATCGACAAGATCCTCGCCATCAACTCGGACGCCCAAGCCTACAAGCAGGCAGGCAACAGCGTCACCGTCACAGTGATCGAGGCCATTGGCCGGCGCATCCGGGCCGTGGACGAGGCTTTGCGAAAGGAGGCGGCTGCGTGA
- a CDS encoding single-stranded DNA-binding protein, which produces MLKIVAIGNLTNDVELKVHEATGKPYAILRIASDRRYRDKEGNRLTDFISIKVRGPLAERCAEFAWKGCKLAASGDFETITFADEPERQPGFLIKATEVEFLSPRRVEESAVSMPADGMDEAAA; this is translated from the coding sequence ATGCTGAAGATCGTAGCAATCGGAAACCTGACCAACGACGTGGAACTGAAGGTCCATGAGGCCACCGGCAAGCCCTACGCCATCCTGCGGATTGCCTCGGACCGCCGCTACCGGGACAAGGAGGGCAACCGCCTGACGGATTTCATCTCCATCAAGGTCCGCGGCCCGCTGGCGGAACGCTGCGCGGAGTTTGCCTGGAAGGGCTGCAAGTTGGCCGCCTCCGGCGACTTTGAAACCATCACTTTCGCGGACGAGCCGGAGCGGCAGCCCGGCTTCCTCATCAAAGCCACGGAGGTGGAGTTCCTGTCTCCCCGCCGCGTGGAGGAAAGCGCCGTGTCCATGCCCGCGGACGGTATGGATGAGGCTGCGGCCTGA
- a CDS encoding ATP-dependent DNA helicase, whose protein sequence is MKKYTHEKAHEEIDYIFKTLLPQRGMAERPEQIRLCHSILDAMLDGSIALCDAGTGIGKTFAYLIAGILHGKCRAAEGKPQRPILISTSSIALQSAIQKEYLPLLSGVLLSEGLISAPIEAVIRKGKAHYACDARLERRVRQVEGSHKNPAARQALHTAWHVLDLDQLSGMSSYDRERICVPKRCNCRRKDCRYRCFLDACQSGQYTVQICNHNLLLADLIHRSQKKKPLLPDSAAIIIDEAHKLPETARQMFGVTLTAQDFAELICSLHVERYVLAAELLSEAVEPLAEKLSLPVEEGAGFDAYQMFLERPHQVLTVICRQLEGLLTRETWRLLSAVASTVSLFYLGNPEMIFYAADDDHGGSMLCGTVSELAAQLQATLWRQEQPIILTSGTLAVGKDFSRFRTAAGLTEERPVTETVCPSPFDYQHNCLLYLPTDPIPLDAADYYDRLAAQIRQLAAASHGHALVLFTSYLAMSAVKERLQAAALPFPVFTMGRRPARTLAAFRAAPGSILLATGAAWEGLDFAGDGVSLLIIPRLPFAYPDAVKEKEREDYPNLREFLRSVVVPEMQIKLRQGFGRAIRTETDTCAVAMLDPRAARGRRYFQSMVEALPEMPVTGCLRAVEQFYRDHKDAGYFHLPNAG, encoded by the coding sequence ATGAAGAAATATACCCATGAAAAGGCCCATGAGGAAATCGACTATATTTTTAAAACCCTATTGCCTCAGAGGGGCATGGCGGAGCGGCCGGAACAGATCCGGCTGTGCCACAGCATCCTGGACGCCATGCTGGACGGCAGCATCGCCCTGTGCGACGCGGGGACCGGCATCGGCAAGACCTTCGCCTACCTGATCGCCGGCATCCTGCATGGCAAGTGCCGGGCGGCAGAGGGTAAACCGCAGCGTCCTATCCTGATCTCCACCTCCAGCATCGCGCTGCAGAGCGCCATCCAGAAGGAGTACCTGCCCCTGCTGTCCGGCGTGCTGCTGTCCGAGGGGCTGATCTCCGCGCCCATTGAGGCGGTCATCCGCAAGGGCAAGGCTCACTACGCCTGCGACGCCCGGCTGGAACGGCGGGTCCGTCAGGTGGAGGGCAGCCATAAGAATCCCGCCGCCCGCCAAGCCCTGCACACCGCCTGGCATGTGCTGGATCTGGACCAGCTGTCCGGGATGAGCAGTTATGACCGGGAGCGGATCTGCGTTCCCAAGCGGTGTAATTGCCGGCGGAAGGACTGCCGATACCGCTGTTTTCTGGACGCCTGCCAGAGCGGGCAGTACACGGTTCAGATCTGCAACCACAACCTCCTGCTGGCGGACCTCATCCACCGCAGCCAAAAGAAAAAGCCCCTCCTGCCGGACAGCGCGGCCATCATCATAGACGAGGCCCACAAGCTGCCGGAAACCGCACGGCAGATGTTCGGCGTGACGTTGACCGCCCAGGACTTCGCGGAGCTGATCTGCAGCCTGCATGTGGAGCGGTATGTCCTCGCGGCGGAACTGCTGTCCGAGGCCGTGGAGCCGCTGGCGGAGAAACTGTCGCTCCCGGTGGAGGAAGGGGCCGGATTTGACGCCTACCAGATGTTCCTGGAGCGGCCGCATCAGGTCCTGACGGTGATCTGCCGGCAGCTGGAGGGCCTGCTGACCAGGGAAACCTGGCGCCTGCTGTCCGCCGTCGCCTCCACAGTATCCCTCTTTTACCTGGGGAATCCCGAGATGATCTTCTACGCGGCAGACGACGACCACGGCGGGTCCATGCTGTGCGGCACGGTGTCGGAACTGGCCGCGCAGCTCCAGGCCACGCTCTGGCGGCAGGAACAGCCCATCATCCTGACCTCCGGCACCCTTGCCGTTGGGAAGGATTTCAGCCGGTTCCGCACCGCCGCCGGCCTGACAGAGGAACGGCCCGTGACGGAAACTGTGTGTCCGTCACCCTTTGACTATCAGCACAACTGCCTCCTCTATCTTCCCACGGACCCGATCCCGCTGGATGCGGCGGACTACTACGACCGGCTGGCCGCACAGATCCGGCAGCTGGCGGCGGCATCCCACGGCCACGCCCTGGTGCTGTTCACTTCCTACCTCGCCATGTCGGCGGTCAAGGAACGGCTGCAGGCCGCGGCGCTGCCCTTCCCCGTATTTACGATGGGCAGACGCCCGGCCCGCACCCTGGCGGCATTTCGCGCCGCTCCCGGCAGTATCCTGCTGGCCACCGGTGCGGCGTGGGAGGGGCTGGACTTCGCCGGCGACGGCGTGTCCCTGCTCATCATCCCGCGCCTGCCCTTCGCCTACCCGGACGCTGTAAAAGAAAAAGAGCGGGAGGACTACCCGAACCTGCGGGAGTTCCTGCGCTCCGTCGTTGTCCCGGAAATGCAGATCAAACTGCGGCAGGGCTTTGGCCGGGCCATCCGCACGGAAACGGACACCTGTGCCGTCGCCATGCTGGATCCCCGCGCCGCCCGCGGCCGGAGATATTTCCAGAGCATGGTGGAGGCCCTGCCGGAGATGCCGGTGACGGGGTGCCTGCGGGCCGTGGAACAGTTCTACCGTGACCATAAGGACGCCGGTTATTTCCATCTCCCCAACGCGGGATGA
- a CDS encoding synapsin-1 (Synapsin I), translating into MTRRSHDRPALPPKAKAEILEVLFANMEISGDEIAAILKKHHVSCDADVLQDRYRRQLGQRLMASLRDASGEREVLSNGRGRYVVLECCRDRQQLAAIRRRIQNQAHGLNASAGKVRSRIAVLDRLIACLRKAA; encoded by the coding sequence ATGACCAGGAGATCCCACGACCGCCCCGCGCTGCCGCCCAAAGCCAAGGCCGAGATCCTGGAGGTGCTGTTCGCCAACATGGAGATCAGCGGCGATGAGATCGCGGCCATTTTGAAAAAGCACCATGTCTCCTGCGACGCCGACGTCCTGCAGGACCGCTACCGCAGGCAACTGGGCCAGCGCCTCATGGCCAGCCTCCGGGACGCCTCCGGTGAGCGCGAGGTCCTGTCCAATGGGAGGGGGCGGTATGTTGTGCTGGAGTGCTGCCGGGATCGCCAACAGCTTGCGGCCATCCGCCGCCGCATTCAAAATCAGGCGCATGGCCTGAACGCTTCCGCCGGCAAGGTGAGATCTCGCATCGCTGTGCTGGATCGCCTGATCGCCTGTCTCAGAAAGGCGGCGTGA
- a CDS encoding S-layer homology domain-containing protein, with product MKSKTSRHGLKRMTALLLAVVLCIGMMPSAFAAQQDSYHDPAEHWQEANNRTNELDANAVVTIETFTCGECGKATSFEVLRTPEYTRDGQTALTRNVKYSDGTMVDGEGKGSVLDGVPGQDAYYTGYHWTKAICQTCGGINTNMGASPSDDYGYLRNVYWLYDCANNFFEELPETQTIEQVDSEYHRVITESGEYCGFCYGTFKEENSTLERHHMESSIRPELAHDRFVKMDTCADCGYSETAYTAAKAVIADYFGVVDGQPHTVTVSDLSEVGVTTAIRYGYSADACTLTSAPNYSKAGDYPVYYKITYTYHDTDMVENSVAYVHLRDETTTEDGSCTCGCGNPDCGCQDPDCGGDCCSDKGCGENHNWTLLDSVDPTCLTLGYDRYLCVDCGMIEKRDYEAQLGHAYQSVVIRDATCEVPGKTIDICERCGNVKETDLPQTEHEFSTTVIPATCTSPGYTLRECTVCGERHIEDITAALPHNYVSKTTPATCEGGGRTLHICEGCGSSFITDYTDPLGHSWDEGKEITGATCTGEGMTEYTCIRCGATRLEGDEAAGHIPGDPATCTDPQLCIRCGAVIENALGHDYAEEVTEPTCTEMGYTTYTCTRCGDAYKGDYTEAAGHKPGDWIIDKEPTTDSEGSKHKECEACGEKLEEETIEKIYNQATTDSKGEAVVGGYLVIVTDTDTKDPVSNAIVTLHADDTLSIRLPNSRLLDYADQTTVTVLLTKDKSAVEGMSVTMTDKHDNYCAGNTDSNGQVTVPGTSGKTNEDGNTTVGWEDEDGDRWTLTVTVEDYETGRPIEDAEVSIGKGGNITVTLPDGTDMDEDNRITVTVTDNERDPQEDVTVIVKGDLGQRETGETDEDGKLTVPAVTETEYHGAYIVGYTDGTFGPERSMSRSEAAAIFARLLSDKLDERIPSGANVKFTDVDPDSWYAGYVEYLTGYGVAVGYNDRTYRGDKAITRAEFTAMAARFFDVFGDGDEAIMEQYQGFDDVNDGYWAAEYIKDAAIHGWVEGYGDGTFRADDPIDRAEVVTIVNRLLGREADEDYIADNYRRLVTFPDVSSRHWAYYQVLEAANAHTAVLTDPETWDK from the coding sequence TTGAAAAGCAAGACAAGCAGGCACGGCCTGAAGCGCATGACGGCCCTGCTGCTGGCCGTGGTGCTGTGCATCGGCATGATGCCCAGCGCCTTTGCCGCTCAGCAGGACAGTTACCACGACCCGGCGGAACACTGGCAGGAGGCCAACAACCGCACCAACGAGCTGGATGCAAATGCTGTGGTGACGATTGAAACCTTCACCTGCGGCGAGTGCGGCAAGGCCACATCCTTTGAGGTGCTCAGGACGCCTGAGTACACTCGGGACGGCCAGACTGCCCTGACCCGCAACGTCAAGTATTCCGATGGAACAATGGTAGACGGCGAGGGAAAAGGCTCTGTTCTGGACGGTGTGCCGGGGCAGGACGCCTACTACACCGGCTATCACTGGACCAAAGCCATCTGTCAGACCTGCGGTGGGATCAACACCAACATGGGCGCATCCCCCTCTGACGATTACGGGTATCTCCGCAACGTCTACTGGCTGTACGATTGCGCCAACAATTTCTTTGAGGAACTGCCGGAAACACAGACCATTGAGCAGGTAGACAGCGAGTACCACCGTGTTATTACCGAGAGTGGCGAATACTGTGGGTTCTGCTACGGCACATTCAAAGAGGAAAATTCCACGCTGGAACGGCACCACATGGAGAGCAGCATCCGGCCCGAGCTGGCCCATGATCGCTTTGTGAAGATGGATACCTGCGCCGACTGCGGCTATTCCGAAACTGCCTACACCGCCGCCAAGGCTGTCATTGCGGATTACTTCGGCGTGGTAGACGGCCAGCCCCACACAGTCACAGTATCCGACTTGAGCGAGGTCGGCGTCACCACCGCCATCCGCTACGGCTACAGCGCGGATGCCTGCACTCTGACCAGCGCCCCCAATTACAGCAAGGCCGGGGACTACCCGGTTTACTACAAGATTACCTACACCTACCACGACACGGACATGGTGGAGAATAGCGTGGCGTATGTCCATCTCAGGGATGAAACCACCACCGAGGACGGTTCCTGCACCTGCGGCTGCGGCAATCCCGACTGCGGCTGTCAGGACCCGGACTGCGGTGGCGACTGCTGCTCCGACAAGGGCTGCGGCGAGAACCACAACTGGACGCTGCTGGACAGCGTAGACCCCACCTGCCTGACCCTCGGCTATGACCGCTATCTGTGCGTGGACTGCGGCATGATTGAAAAGCGGGACTATGAGGCCCAACTGGGCCACGCCTATCAGAGTGTGGTCATCCGGGACGCCACCTGTGAAGTCCCCGGCAAGACCATTGATATTTGTGAGCGGTGCGGCAATGTGAAAGAAACCGACCTGCCCCAGACCGAGCATGAGTTCTCCACCACCGTCATTCCGGCCACCTGCACCAGCCCCGGCTACACCCTGCGGGAGTGTACCGTCTGTGGGGAGCGCCACATCGAGGACATCACCGCCGCGCTGCCTCACAACTATGTAAGCAAGACCACCCCGGCCACCTGTGAGGGCGGCGGGCGCACCCTCCATATCTGCGAGGGCTGCGGCAGTTCGTTCATCACCGACTACACCGACCCGCTGGGGCATAGTTGGGATGAGGGCAAGGAGATCACCGGGGCCACCTGCACCGGCGAGGGCATGACCGAGTACACCTGCATCCGCTGTGGAGCCACCCGGCTGGAGGGTGACGAGGCCGCGGGTCATATCCCCGGCGATCCGGCCACCTGCACCGATCCTCAACTCTGCATCCGCTGCGGCGCCGTCATTGAGAACGCTTTGGGGCATGATTATGCCGAGGAAGTGACCGAGCCGACCTGCACCGAGATGGGCTACACCACCTATACCTGCACCCGCTGCGGCGACGCCTACAAGGGCGACTACACCGAGGCCGCAGGCCATAAGCCCGGCGACTGGATCATCGACAAGGAGCCTACCACCGACAGCGAGGGCAGCAAGCATAAGGAGTGCGAGGCCTGCGGTGAGAAGTTAGAGGAAGAAACCATTGAGAAGATCTACAATCAGGCCACTACGGACAGTAAGGGCGAGGCCGTTGTGGGCGGCTATCTGGTAATTGTCACGGATACCGACACTAAAGACCCCGTTTCCAATGCTATTGTCACTCTCCATGCGGACGATACCCTGTCCATCCGTCTCCCCAATTCCCGCCTGCTGGACTATGCCGACCAGACTACCGTGACTGTCCTGCTCACCAAGGATAAGAGCGCCGTGGAGGGTATGTCCGTTACTATGACTGACAAGCACGATAACTACTGTGCCGGTAACACTGACAGCAATGGGCAGGTCACTGTTCCCGGCACCAGCGGCAAGACCAATGAGGACGGCAATACCACCGTTGGCTGGGAGGACGAGGACGGCGACCGCTGGACACTGACCGTCACTGTAGAGGACTACGAAACCGGACGCCCCATCGAGGACGCAGAGGTGTCCATCGGTAAGGGCGGCAATATTACCGTCACCCTGCCGGACGGCACCGATATGGACGAGGACAACCGCATCACCGTCACGGTCACAGACAATGAGCGCGACCCGCAGGAGGACGTGACCGTCATCGTCAAGGGCGACCTCGGCCAGCGGGAAACCGGCGAAACAGACGAGGACGGGAAACTCACGGTTCCCGCCGTCACCGAAACCGAATATCACGGGGCCTATATTGTCGGCTACACAGACGGCACCTTCGGCCCGGAGCGCAGCATGAGCCGGAGCGAGGCGGCGGCCATCTTTGCCCGCCTGCTCTCTGACAAGTTGGATGAGCGCATCCCCAGCGGGGCCAATGTGAAGTTTACGGATGTGGACCCGGATTCCTGGTATGCGGGCTATGTGGAGTACCTGACCGGCTATGGCGTGGCCGTGGGCTACAATGACCGCACCTACCGGGGCGATAAGGCCATTACCCGCGCCGAGTTCACCGCTATGGCCGCCAGATTTTTTGATGTGTTTGGCGACGGCGACGAGGCCATCATGGAGCAGTACCAGGGCTTTGACGATGTAAACGATGGCTATTGGGCTGCTGAGTATATCAAGGACGCCGCCATCCACGGCTGGGTGGAGGGCTACGGCGATGGCACCTTCCGGGCCGACGATCCCATCGACCGGGCGGAAGTCGTCACCATCGTCAACCGCCTGCTGGGGCGTGAGGCCGACGAGGACTATATTGCGGACAACTACCGCCGTCTGGTGACGTTCCCTGACGTGTCCTCCCGCCATTGGGCCTATTATCAGGTGCTGGAGGCCGCCAACGCCCACACCGCCGTCCTCACTGACCCCGAAACCTGGGACAAGTAA
- a CDS encoding translation initiation factor 2 produces the protein MEQTKGLSCQIPESLHARVTAERVAVNQSLSEYITELLTNYYENGGKNDMAQTRTMAFQISEDLFQRIKDYLARESERQGRKVTQREFVLGLIEDALRQAEQEAADGASDAPDDITAPVEDQGAETEMESEDDGSTEGGDGDAAE, from the coding sequence ATGGAACAGACAAAGGGTCTCTCCTGCCAGATCCCGGAATCCCTGCATGCCAGGGTGACGGCGGAGCGCGTCGCGGTAAACCAATCCCTCAGCGAGTACATCACGGAACTGCTCACCAACTACTATGAAAACGGAGGAAAAAACGACATGGCACAGACGAGAACAATGGCATTTCAAATCAGCGAGGACCTGTTCCAGAGGATCAAGGACTATCTGGCCCGCGAGAGTGAGCGCCAGGGACGGAAGGTAACCCAGCGGGAGTTCGTCCTGGGGCTGATCGAGGACGCCTTGCGGCAGGCGGAGCAGGAGGCGGCGGACGGCGCCTCCGACGCCCCTGACGATATCACTGCCCCCGTGGAGGACCAGGGGGCAGAAACCGAAATGGAGTCTGAGGACGATGGATCCACGGAAGGAGGCGACGGGGATGCCGCAGAGTGA
- a CDS encoding DUF4240 domain-containing protein yields the protein MSKDAFWALIQEAKTACGQDLNAMEYYLQEQLVSMGPAAAKNFHDILQTYEDLADQYGLWDAVSVIKEYGCSDDGFIDFRAWLIAQGKEVYMNALRDPDTLADIEPYGDCCFECLSYVGDYAYEQLTGRSAYDEMEPDRIEKMRDELKKDIVYKDGIQYPREPKDLPRFLPRLCEKYGGPERFLAAPSTWNYDLHEIRRLLDEGKVQDMATKKEKGGGAR from the coding sequence ATGAGCAAGGATGCCTTCTGGGCGCTGATTCAGGAGGCAAAAACCGCCTGCGGCCAGGATCTGAACGCTATGGAGTACTACCTGCAGGAGCAGCTTGTGTCTATGGGGCCTGCCGCGGCGAAAAATTTCCATGACATTCTGCAAACCTATGAGGATCTGGCGGACCAATACGGCCTGTGGGACGCCGTCAGCGTGATCAAGGAGTATGGCTGTTCGGATGACGGTTTTATCGACTTCCGCGCCTGGCTGATTGCTCAGGGCAAAGAGGTGTACATGAATGCGCTGCGGGATCCCGACACGCTGGCAGATATAGAGCCATACGGCGATTGCTGTTTCGAGTGCCTGTCCTATGTGGGCGATTACGCCTATGAGCAGCTCACCGGCCGCAGCGCCTACGACGAGATGGAACCAGACAGGATCGAGAAGATGCGGGACGAGCTAAAAAAGGATATCGTCTACAAAGACGGCATCCAATACCCCAGGGAGCCGAAGGACCTGCCACGGTTCCTACCCCGGCTGTGCGAAAAATACGGCGGGCCGGAGCGTTTCCTGGCGGCGCCATCCACATGGAATTACGACCTCCATGAGATCCGCCGGCTGCTGGACGAGGGCAAGGTCCAGGACATGGCTACCAAAAAAGAGAAAGGGGGCGGCGCTCGGTGA
- a CDS encoding ParM/StbA family protein yields the protein MSEGYVIGVDHGYAAMKTVHGSFPSGLVAYEHEPYTQKNVLEYGGTYYVVGSGRQPLQKDKTRTEDYYLLTLAAIARELDCRNAERTCSVILAAGLPLTSFGRDKKKFRAYLLRDGKPVPFRYEGRDYTVTVRDVKLFPQGYAAVLTQTELLDEPSVIVADIGGWTVDLMRLDNRLPNAATCRSLEWGIIRCIDEISEQVRRVLGLSLTTAQIECVLRGDASSLPDEAKGIIHAQADLYVQNLLSTITECGLDTRAMPTIFIGGGAALMKRRVSATNGLCRPVILDDVSLNAKGYERLVRQMSGSGAHA from the coding sequence GTGAGCGAGGGATACGTCATCGGCGTGGACCACGGTTACGCAGCCATGAAAACTGTCCACGGTTCCTTCCCCTCGGGGCTGGTGGCCTATGAGCATGAGCCGTACACCCAGAAGAATGTGTTGGAATACGGCGGTACGTACTATGTGGTAGGCAGCGGCAGGCAGCCTCTGCAGAAAGACAAGACCCGGACGGAGGACTACTATCTGCTGACCCTGGCAGCCATCGCCAGGGAACTGGACTGCCGCAATGCCGAGCGCACCTGCTCCGTCATTCTGGCTGCCGGCCTGCCCCTGACCAGTTTTGGCCGGGACAAGAAGAAGTTCCGTGCCTATCTGCTGCGGGACGGCAAACCGGTGCCCTTCCGCTATGAGGGCCGGGACTATACCGTCACCGTCCGGGATGTGAAACTGTTCCCCCAGGGCTATGCCGCTGTGCTGACCCAGACGGAGCTGCTGGATGAACCGTCCGTCATCGTGGCGGACATCGGTGGCTGGACAGTGGACCTGATGCGCTTGGACAACCGCCTCCCCAATGCCGCCACCTGCCGCAGCTTGGAGTGGGGCATAATCCGCTGCATCGATGAGATCAGCGAACAGGTGCGACGCGTCCTGGGTCTTTCTCTGACAACGGCGCAGATCGAGTGCGTCCTGCGGGGTGATGCCAGCAGCCTCCCGGACGAGGCGAAAGGCATCATCCATGCCCAGGCGGACCTGTATGTGCAGAACCTGCTCTCCACCATCACGGAGTGCGGCCTGGACACCCGCGCCATGCCTACTATTTTTATAGGCGGCGGAGCGGCGCTCATGAAGCGGCGTGTTTCGGCCACAAACGGCCTGTGTCGGCCCGTGATCCTCGATGATGTATCCCTGAACGCCAAGGGCTATGAACGGCTTGTACGGCAGATGTCGGGGAGCGGCGCCCATGCCTGA
- a CDS encoding DUF3991 and toprim domain-containing protein, whose amino-acid sequence MGRYHSTKEMDSLRIKNRRTWYRYSERVGGDAITFLQHFCGRSFPQAVEDLLAFHGRARDAPAERNRQTEQAPEPPKPFALPPRHTDARRVYAYLKKRSIAPQVIRGFINAGLLYEDAEHHNCVFVGYGGDGKAAFASLRGTYDRDGSGFKGDAAGSDKSIGFRLPYDPDSRTVYVFEAPIDLMSYCTLHRGFHSNALALCCLDDRALSVFLREHPAVRKVVLCLDHDRPGMEAAERIGRKYSAEGYAVQTLSPPSRKDWNAYLTFVQQFRERGR is encoded by the coding sequence GTGGGCCGTTACCACTCCACCAAGGAGATGGACAGCCTGCGGATCAAGAACCGCCGCACCTGGTACCGCTACTCCGAGAGAGTGGGCGGGGACGCCATCACCTTTCTGCAGCATTTTTGCGGCAGGAGTTTCCCCCAGGCGGTGGAGGATCTGCTGGCATTCCACGGCCGCGCCAGAGATGCCCCCGCGGAGCGGAACAGGCAAACTGAGCAGGCGCCGGAACCGCCGAAACCGTTTGCATTGCCGCCGAGGCACACCGATGCCCGCCGGGTGTACGCCTACCTGAAAAAGCGGAGCATTGCGCCCCAAGTAATCCGGGGCTTTATCAACGCTGGTCTGCTGTATGAGGATGCCGAGCATCACAACTGCGTGTTCGTCGGCTACGGTGGGGACGGCAAGGCGGCCTTCGCCAGTCTGCGGGGCACCTACGACCGGGACGGCAGCGGCTTCAAGGGCGACGCCGCCGGCAGCGACAAATCCATCGGTTTCCGTCTGCCGTATGACCCGGACAGCAGGACCGTGTATGTGTTCGAGGCCCCCATCGACCTCATGAGTTACTGCACCCTGCACCGGGGATTTCACAGCAATGCGCTGGCCCTGTGCTGCCTGGATGACCGTGCCCTGTCGGTGTTTCTCCGGGAGCACCCTGCGGTGCGGAAGGTCGTCCTGTGTCTGGATCACGACCGCCCCGGCATGGAGGCCGCGGAGCGCATAGGACGGAAATACTCAGCGGAGGGATATGCCGTGCAGACGCTGTCCCCTCCCTCCCGGAAGGACTGGAACGCCTATCTGACCTTTGTGCAGCAGTTCCGGGAAAGGGGGCGGTGA